A stretch of Acidimicrobiales bacterium DNA encodes these proteins:
- a CDS encoding NADPH:quinone oxidoreductase family protein yields the protein MRAAVCRTHGKPEVVVVDELPPPPLGPGQVRAKVNAAAVNFPDVLIVANEYQVKIPTPFVPGSEFAGEVIDIASDVEGLAAGDRVFGTTFVGAFAEEVVVPAGSLTRTPHSVGDDAAAAFGVAHRTAYHALRSVAQLQEGEELVVLGAGGGVGLAAVQLGRVLGARVTAVASTAEKLDAAKTAGAERLVDHQAGDLRVALRDSLDEGADVVIDPVGGRLAEPALRSLRWGGRFVTVGYASGEIPRIPLNLVLLKGIHVAGFEIRSFLSRAEDEAARNEAELIALLESGRAHPHIGATFALDETAAALRYVADGRAIGKVVLRLT from the coding sequence TTGCGCGCCGCAGTCTGCCGGACGCACGGCAAGCCCGAGGTGGTCGTTGTAGACGAGCTCCCTCCGCCGCCGTTGGGACCGGGTCAGGTACGTGCCAAGGTCAACGCCGCCGCGGTGAACTTTCCTGACGTACTGATCGTGGCCAACGAGTACCAGGTGAAGATCCCAACACCATTCGTTCCCGGCAGCGAGTTCGCCGGCGAAGTGATCGACATCGCCTCCGACGTCGAAGGCCTCGCCGCGGGGGATCGAGTCTTCGGCACGACGTTCGTCGGGGCGTTCGCAGAGGAGGTCGTCGTGCCTGCGGGTTCGCTCACCCGCACGCCGCACTCCGTGGGAGACGACGCGGCTGCGGCCTTCGGGGTGGCCCACCGCACGGCGTACCACGCCCTCCGGTCGGTTGCGCAGCTGCAAGAGGGCGAAGAGCTCGTCGTTTTGGGTGCCGGTGGGGGAGTCGGTCTCGCCGCAGTGCAGCTCGGTCGCGTCCTCGGGGCGCGGGTCACCGCAGTCGCATCGACCGCCGAGAAGCTGGACGCCGCCAAGACCGCCGGCGCCGAACGCCTCGTGGACCACCAGGCAGGCGACCTCCGGGTGGCCCTCCGCGATTCCCTGGATGAGGGAGCCGACGTTGTGATCGATCCCGTCGGTGGACGACTCGCCGAGCCGGCGCTGCGCTCCCTTCGATGGGGCGGTCGTTTCGTCACGGTCGGCTACGCGTCGGGCGAGATACCCCGAATCCCCCTCAACCTGGTCCTGCTGAAAGGCATCCACGTCGCGGGCTTCGAGATCCGAAGTTTCCTGTCTCGCGCTGAGGATGAAGCCGCGAGGAACGAAGCCGAGCTGATCGCATTGCTCGAGTCGGGGCGGGCCCACCCGCATATCGGCGCCACGTTTGCACTCGACGAGACCGCCGCGGCCTTGCGATACGTGGCCGACGGCCGGGCGATCGGAAAGGTCGTGCTCCGACTGACCTAA
- a CDS encoding UBP-type zinc finger domain-containing protein — protein MSSGCTHLGEIADVTPSSWGCEDCLAMGRQDWVHLRVCQECGHVGCCDNSPGKHATGHYRSSTHPIIRSYEPGEDWYWCYVDDLAFELEGAPPAPSHP, from the coding sequence ATGAGCTCCGGCTGCACTCACCTCGGTGAAATCGCGGATGTGACACCGTCGTCGTGGGGTTGCGAGGACTGCCTCGCAATGGGCCGGCAGGACTGGGTGCACCTCCGGGTGTGCCAGGAGTGCGGGCACGTGGGGTGTTGCGACAACTCGCCCGGGAAGCACGCGACCGGGCACTACCGATCGTCTACTCATCCGATCATCAGGTCGTACGAGCCCGGCGAAGACTGGTACTGGTGCTACGTCGACGATTTGGCGTTCGAACTGGAAGGAGCCCCCCCGGCTCCGTCGCACCCTTGA
- a CDS encoding PaaI family thioesterase, with the protein MASVPNLEPETGTFLHGGGFVVEEAGPTRVVGYIDLGPGHHTPWGIVHGGVYATAVESAASIGGSAAVRDRGQVAVGLTNTTHFVRSLKSGRVTVEAVPLHQGRSQQLWRVDITDEAGRLVAHGELRLQNLDVA; encoded by the coding sequence ATGGCGAGCGTGCCCAACCTCGAGCCCGAAACCGGAACTTTTCTGCACGGCGGAGGGTTCGTGGTGGAAGAGGCGGGACCGACCCGGGTGGTGGGTTACATCGACCTCGGGCCAGGCCACCACACTCCCTGGGGGATCGTGCACGGCGGGGTCTACGCGACCGCCGTCGAGTCCGCGGCGAGCATCGGGGGGAGCGCGGCAGTTCGCGACCGCGGCCAGGTCGCGGTCGGCCTGACCAACACCACCCATTTCGTCAGGTCGTTGAAAAGCGGCCGGGTTACCGTGGAAGCGGTGCCCCTCCACCAGGGCCGGAGCCAGCAACTCTGGCGGGTCGACATCACCGACGAGGCGGGGCGGCTCGTGGCCCACGGGGAGCTGAGGCTGCAGAACCTCGACGTCGCCTGA
- a CDS encoding pirin family protein: MPAVTVEDLLLLPGLPKVDPAVARERSVKSVTSAPPGFEGEGFPVYRAFAGVGLDDLDPFIHMDQMGEVEYAPGEPKGTSWHPHRGFETVTYIIDGIFDHQDSNGGGGRITNGDTQWMTAGQGILHIERPPDFLVASGGLFHGIQLWVNLPSANKWNPPRYQDLRGSEATLLSSADGGALVRVIAGEVAGYSGPGSTFTPITFLHATVSPGAELVLPWRADFNAVVYVLSGRGTAGADRRPVGPHQLVVFGPGDALRVSADAHQESRYPNLEVLVLGGQPIREPVVHYGPFVMNTKAEIVQAMEDFQAGRLGRIPADTVPHRHPGDVELGTDRQAP, translated from the coding sequence ATGCCGGCCGTCACTGTTGAAGATCTTCTCCTGCTTCCCGGCCTTCCCAAGGTGGATCCTGCTGTGGCGCGGGAACGTTCGGTCAAGTCGGTCACTTCGGCGCCGCCCGGCTTCGAAGGCGAGGGCTTTCCGGTCTATCGCGCTTTCGCCGGCGTAGGGCTAGACGATCTGGACCCGTTCATCCACATGGACCAAATGGGAGAGGTCGAGTACGCACCGGGCGAGCCAAAGGGGACGTCGTGGCACCCGCACCGGGGATTCGAGACGGTCACCTACATCATCGACGGCATCTTCGACCATCAGGACTCGAACGGCGGAGGCGGGCGGATCACCAACGGCGACACCCAGTGGATGACTGCAGGCCAAGGCATCTTGCATATCGAGCGGCCGCCGGATTTCCTCGTTGCGAGCGGTGGCCTGTTCCACGGAATCCAGCTGTGGGTGAACCTGCCCTCGGCCAACAAATGGAACCCGCCCCGCTACCAGGACCTGCGGGGGAGCGAAGCCACGCTGCTTTCCTCGGCGGACGGAGGAGCGCTGGTCAGGGTCATCGCAGGGGAGGTGGCCGGCTACTCGGGACCGGGGTCCACGTTCACCCCGATCACCTTCCTGCACGCCACGGTCAGCCCCGGCGCCGAGCTGGTCCTTCCGTGGCGCGCCGACTTCAACGCAGTCGTGTACGTCCTTTCTGGACGGGGCACGGCCGGCGCCGACCGCCGTCCGGTCGGCCCGCACCAGCTCGTCGTGTTCGGCCCAGGTGACGCACTGCGAGTATCCGCGGACGCGCACCAAGAAAGCCGTTACCCGAACCTGGAAGTGCTCGTGCTAGGCGGGCAACCGATCCGCGAGCCCGTCGTGCACTACGGCCCGTTCGTGATGAACACCAAGGCGGAGATCGTCCAAGCGATGGAAGACTTCCAGGCCGGCCGGCTCGGTCGGATCCCGGCGGACACCGTCCCGCACCGCCATCCTGGTGACGTCGAGCTCGGGACCGATCGCCAGGCTCCCTAA
- a CDS encoding DHA2 family efflux MFS transporter permease subunit has protein sequence MQVRYATTAGRWVLAATVLGSGMASIDATVVGIALPSIGRDLHTSLSELQWVVSGYLLTLCALLLPGGALGDQSGRRRVFNLGVVWFTIASAGCAVAPDAIVLILLRVLQGVGAAFLTPGSLAIIEASFDKDSRAQAIGAWSGLGGVATAVGPLLGGYLIAAASWRWIFVINLPLGVAVLWISSRRVPESRDPDAPSRIDIPGAVLATLALVGVTYGLIQGPASGWTQPDVVILLLLGAASGVAFYFVERSAAHPMLPLSLLKVRQFTVTNAVTFIIYGALSGALFLFPVSLQVVNHYSPLESGVALLPLTVIMLLFSARSGKMASRIGPRLQMSVGPLVVAAGLALLARSTTDGWYPTGVLPAVLVFGVGLAITVAPLTSTAMNSLAEEHAGIASALNNDVARTGGLIAVAILPAIAGLKGNAYLHAGAVASGFRTATAVSAAFCALGGVVAAIGIENRIPTQPMDEGLYCALDATPQASRR, from the coding sequence GTGCAAGTCCGGTACGCGACGACTGCAGGTCGCTGGGTCCTGGCGGCTACCGTGCTTGGCTCAGGAATGGCGTCCATCGACGCAACCGTGGTGGGAATCGCGCTTCCGAGCATCGGCCGTGACTTGCACACGTCGCTGTCGGAGTTGCAGTGGGTGGTCTCTGGCTACCTGCTGACGCTCTGTGCGCTCCTGCTGCCGGGTGGCGCTCTCGGTGACCAGTCCGGCCGGCGCCGAGTCTTCAACCTGGGTGTCGTCTGGTTCACGATCGCATCGGCGGGTTGCGCTGTCGCGCCGGACGCGATCGTCCTGATATTGCTGAGGGTCCTCCAGGGTGTGGGCGCGGCGTTTCTGACACCGGGGAGCCTTGCGATCATTGAAGCCTCGTTCGACAAGGACAGCCGAGCCCAGGCCATCGGTGCGTGGTCCGGGCTGGGCGGGGTCGCCACCGCTGTCGGCCCGCTGCTCGGGGGCTACCTGATAGCGGCCGCCTCGTGGAGGTGGATCTTCGTGATCAACCTTCCCCTCGGAGTCGCCGTGCTATGGATATCGAGCCGGCGCGTCCCCGAATCGCGGGATCCGGATGCACCGAGCCGCATCGACATTCCGGGAGCGGTTCTGGCGACGCTGGCGCTGGTCGGGGTTACCTACGGTCTCATCCAGGGGCCGGCGTCCGGGTGGACGCAACCCGATGTTGTGATCTTGCTCCTGCTCGGAGCGGCTTCGGGTGTGGCCTTCTACTTCGTCGAGCGTTCGGCGGCGCACCCGATGCTTCCGCTGTCCTTGTTGAAAGTGCGCCAGTTCACCGTGACCAACGCGGTGACGTTCATCATCTACGGTGCGTTGAGCGGAGCGCTCTTCCTTTTTCCGGTCTCGCTGCAGGTGGTGAACCACTACTCGCCGCTCGAGTCCGGCGTGGCTTTGCTTCCACTAACCGTCATCATGCTGCTGTTCTCGGCGAGGTCGGGGAAGATGGCTTCGCGCATCGGCCCGAGGCTTCAGATGTCGGTCGGTCCGCTGGTCGTTGCCGCGGGCTTAGCCCTTCTAGCCCGGTCCACGACCGACGGCTGGTACCCGACGGGAGTGCTACCTGCGGTGCTGGTATTTGGTGTCGGCCTGGCGATAACCGTTGCTCCGTTGACGAGTACCGCAATGAATTCGCTCGCCGAGGAGCACGCCGGGATCGCGTCCGCCTTGAACAACGATGTCGCCCGTACCGGAGGCCTGATCGCGGTTGCGATACTTCCCGCGATCGCAGGGCTCAAGGGCAACGCCTATTTGCACGCAGGCGCGGTCGCGAGCGGATTCCGCACGGCTACGGCCGTTTCTGCGGCTTTCTGCGCGCTCGGCGGGGTGGTCGCGGCGATCGGCATCGAGAACCGGATACCCACTCAACCGATGGACGAGGGCCTGTATTGTGCTCTCGACGCGACGCCCCAGGCCTCCCGGCGTTAG
- a CDS encoding class I SAM-dependent methyltransferase: protein MRVAESRNRPNDFARRLFDGLPARYDRLAEVLSMGQNGAWRRAMVDAVAPSSPASILDVATGPGGVAMQLVDRTGARVTGIDLTPEMLMVGAANMDRKGYAGRVALVNGRAEDLPFDDATFDALTFTYLLRYVSDPAATLRELARVVKPGGAIASLEFHVPPNRFWWSMWIAYTRMVLPAAGLITGGPEWFSVGRFLGPSISEHYRRYPLEWHVSAWNAAGIEDVRTRLMSLGGGLVMSGRRANA, encoded by the coding sequence GTGCGAGTAGCCGAGTCCCGCAACCGCCCGAACGATTTCGCCAGGCGCTTGTTCGACGGCCTGCCGGCACGGTATGACCGGCTCGCCGAAGTTCTCTCGATGGGCCAGAACGGTGCGTGGCGCCGGGCGATGGTCGACGCCGTCGCCCCGTCCTCGCCGGCGTCGATACTCGACGTCGCCACCGGCCCCGGTGGCGTCGCAATGCAGCTCGTCGATCGCACGGGCGCCCGCGTCACCGGCATCGACCTGACCCCCGAGATGCTCATGGTGGGCGCCGCGAATATGGATCGCAAGGGATACGCAGGGCGCGTCGCCCTGGTGAATGGACGGGCGGAAGACCTCCCGTTCGACGACGCGACCTTTGACGCCCTGACCTTTACCTACCTCCTGCGCTACGTCTCTGATCCCGCGGCGACGCTGCGCGAGCTGGCGCGCGTCGTCAAACCAGGAGGCGCGATCGCCAGTCTCGAGTTCCACGTGCCGCCCAACCGGTTCTGGTGGTCCATGTGGATCGCCTATACCCGGATGGTGCTTCCTGCCGCCGGGCTGATCACGGGCGGGCCGGAGTGGTTCTCGGTGGGCCGCTTCCTGGGTCCGTCGATCAGCGAGCACTACCGCCGCTACCCCCTCGAGTGGCACGTCTCCGCGTGGAACGCCGCCGGCATAGAAGATGTCCGCACCCGTTTGATGAGCCTCGGCGGAGGCCTGGTGATGTCGGGGCGTCGCGCGAATGCGTGA
- a CDS encoding geranylgeranyl reductase family protein codes for MTRPNAEHYDALVVGGGPAGSISALVLARGGARVALVDKAAFPRDKACGDLVGPRGVQALEDLGLDLGGPRVGDMEVIGPTGRKVLLPARPGITYPGHAVVASRLEFDAFLHQAAIDAGAVPYTGRADTPHFDDGDQLDGFEVRNDGSAAAKLTADVVIGADGALTRVGAAAALVNEQEVLWGFAVRGYISAEVGLPRIHFWEPSRWAGYPGYGWVFPGERGHANVGLGVAACGDRRVAARAVRDLPQFVQDAGLDPSRLGPTLGGWLKMGMVGTVPASGRTLLVGDAAGLVNSLQGEGIAQALASGRAAAEAVLKVGASGAASLYRDELAARYGSFASMTAAVTSWMIDRPRGVAAAGRVLTARGVGSALAGGWAIYWNDLLDGAAPGWSRRMARLAERTGGLLTSRTTARRAVQESLSTLTDPVAAAESR; via the coding sequence ATGACACGCCCCAACGCGGAACATTACGACGCCCTGGTAGTCGGCGGCGGTCCGGCCGGAAGCATCTCCGCGTTGGTCCTCGCCAGGGGAGGTGCCAGGGTCGCGCTAGTGGACAAGGCCGCGTTCCCGAGGGACAAGGCCTGCGGGGATCTGGTCGGCCCGCGAGGCGTCCAGGCGTTGGAGGATCTGGGACTTGACCTCGGCGGGCCTCGCGTAGGCGACATGGAGGTGATCGGGCCGACGGGGAGAAAGGTGCTGCTTCCCGCCCGGCCGGGTATCACCTACCCCGGTCACGCGGTGGTTGCGTCGCGCCTCGAGTTCGACGCCTTTCTTCATCAAGCCGCCATCGACGCCGGAGCCGTGCCGTACACCGGCAGGGCCGACACCCCGCATTTCGACGACGGGGACCAACTCGACGGCTTCGAGGTCAGGAACGACGGGTCGGCCGCCGCGAAGTTGACCGCCGATGTCGTCATCGGAGCCGACGGTGCCTTGACCCGTGTCGGAGCGGCAGCAGCGCTGGTCAACGAGCAGGAGGTTCTGTGGGGCTTCGCGGTGCGCGGCTACATCAGCGCGGAAGTCGGTCTTCCGAGGATCCATTTCTGGGAGCCATCGCGATGGGCCGGGTACCCGGGTTACGGGTGGGTGTTCCCGGGTGAGCGCGGCCACGCAAACGTGGGCCTCGGTGTCGCGGCCTGCGGTGACCGACGAGTAGCGGCCCGTGCGGTGAGGGACCTGCCGCAGTTCGTGCAGGACGCGGGACTCGACCCTTCCCGGCTTGGCCCCACCCTTGGCGGCTGGCTGAAGATGGGCATGGTTGGCACGGTGCCGGCGTCGGGAAGGACCCTGCTCGTTGGCGATGCCGCAGGGCTGGTCAACTCCCTCCAGGGCGAGGGGATTGCGCAGGCGCTCGCCAGCGGCCGGGCTGCTGCGGAAGCCGTTCTCAAGGTGGGCGCTTCCGGCGCGGCCTCGTTGTACCGGGACGAACTCGCGGCTCGGTACGGGTCGTTCGCGTCCATGACGGCAGCGGTCACCAGTTGGATGATCGACCGGCCCCGGGGCGTGGCCGCTGCCGGCCGGGTTCTCACTGCCAGAGGTGTCGGGTCCGCGCTCGCCGGCGGCTGGGCGATCTACTGGAACGATCTTCTGGACGGCGCCGCGCCCGGTTGGTCCCGCCGGATGGCTCGACTGGCGGAGCGCACGGGGGGGCTTCTCACCTCTCGCACAACCGCCAGGCGCGCTGTGCAAGAGAGCCTGTCCACGCTCACCGATCCCGTAGCTGCCGCCGAAAGCCGCTGA
- a CDS encoding SRPBCC family protein, with translation MAGSSYVMDFTGRFSFPVPPDRLWAAIERLDQFESWWGWLGQLQVDGMGLEEGSVLRGTVSPPVPYRMRVEVELQRCVPYEIIDALVSGDLSGDAHLRMQPEGDCTVTDVAWSLEMLQRPMRAAARVAYPLLRWGHDRVVDATVSGFRRQLRDR, from the coding sequence GTGGCCGGATCCTCCTACGTGATGGATTTCACGGGTCGTTTCTCGTTCCCGGTCCCGCCGGATCGCCTGTGGGCTGCCATCGAGAGGCTCGACCAGTTCGAGAGCTGGTGGGGGTGGCTTGGGCAGCTCCAGGTCGACGGTATGGGGCTCGAAGAAGGTTCCGTCCTGCGCGGAACGGTGTCGCCCCCGGTCCCCTACCGGATGCGCGTCGAAGTCGAGTTGCAGCGTTGCGTTCCGTACGAGATCATCGACGCGTTGGTCAGCGGGGACCTTTCCGGTGACGCGCACCTCCGCATGCAGCCTGAAGGGGATTGCACCGTCACTGACGTCGCGTGGTCACTAGAGATGCTGCAGAGGCCGATGCGAGCAGCCGCCCGTGTCGCGTACCCGCTGCTGCGCTGGGGACACGACAGGGTAGTTGACGCAACGGTCAGCGGCTTTCGGCGGCAGCTACGGGATCGGTGA
- a CDS encoding mycofactocin-coupled SDR family oxidoreductase: MSLLEGQVALITGAARGQGRSHAVALAAEGADIVACDVPGPMSTPTYPLATRDDLTLTAKLVEGEGRRCLPLELDVRNSGDVEAAVRGAVERFGRLDVVIANAGIVTTGPLVDVSDAAWEELVSTNLSGAFHTLRAAIPTMRSQRYGRIVVTSSMGGRMGIPELAAYNATKWGVIGLAKSVALEVAKDGITVNVVCPTTTQTPMVQPDPDADVQDELVKRFLRANPIPKPWLQPEDVTRAVLYLVTDPGVITGSVIEIGLGSSARMH, from the coding sequence ATGAGTCTTCTAGAGGGCCAAGTCGCGCTGATCACCGGGGCTGCGAGGGGTCAGGGCCGCTCGCACGCCGTCGCGCTCGCCGCCGAAGGAGCGGACATCGTCGCTTGCGACGTTCCCGGGCCGATGTCGACGCCCACCTATCCGCTCGCGACGCGCGACGACCTCACGCTGACGGCGAAGCTCGTGGAAGGCGAGGGCCGGAGGTGCCTGCCGCTAGAGCTGGACGTACGGAACTCCGGCGACGTCGAGGCGGCGGTGCGTGGAGCAGTCGAGCGGTTCGGGCGGCTCGACGTGGTCATCGCCAACGCGGGCATCGTGACCACCGGCCCCCTCGTCGACGTGTCCGACGCCGCATGGGAAGAGTTGGTCTCGACCAATCTGAGCGGAGCCTTCCACACCCTGCGCGCGGCGATCCCGACGATGCGAAGCCAGCGGTACGGCCGCATAGTCGTGACTTCGTCGATGGGTGGGCGGATGGGGATTCCGGAACTGGCCGCGTACAACGCGACCAAATGGGGCGTGATCGGACTCGCCAAATCTGTTGCCTTGGAGGTGGCCAAGGACGGGATCACCGTCAACGTCGTCTGTCCGACCACGACGCAGACGCCGATGGTCCAACCCGATCCCGATGCTGACGTCCAGGACGAATTGGTGAAGCGATTTCTTCGCGCCAATCCGATACCGAAGCCGTGGCTGCAGCCCGAAGACGTCACTCGGGCGGTGCTCTACCTTGTCACCGACCCGGGCGTAATCACGGGAAGCGTTATCGAGATCGGTCTCGGGTCGAGCGCCCGGATGCACTGA
- a CDS encoding GNAT family N-acetyltransferase — MDAKTVDAGEIRLVEMKVDDLGTVARWLAEPHVSRWYVAGSSVEREIDDLRQSVAGEQAVHALMVIYGSDPVGWCQWYLCHDDPEWAKDIGAEPGDVGIDYAIGSPAHHSQGIGTKMIAELVDAVRVVHPGSSILADPDEKNTASRRVLEKNGFRLLAVKPIPSEPTDDPMAVYRLRPGPAVSASGRSTRDRSR, encoded by the coding sequence GTGGACGCAAAAACTGTGGACGCCGGCGAGATCCGCCTCGTGGAGATGAAGGTCGACGATCTCGGCACCGTCGCGCGATGGTTGGCCGAGCCTCACGTGTCGCGGTGGTATGTCGCGGGCTCGTCGGTGGAGCGGGAGATCGACGACCTGCGGCAGAGCGTTGCCGGGGAACAGGCAGTCCACGCGCTGATGGTCATCTACGGCAGCGACCCTGTCGGGTGGTGCCAGTGGTACCTCTGCCACGACGACCCGGAGTGGGCGAAAGACATCGGAGCCGAACCGGGAGACGTCGGAATCGACTACGCCATCGGCAGCCCAGCCCACCACAGTCAAGGCATCGGGACGAAGATGATCGCCGAGCTGGTCGACGCGGTCCGGGTAGTGCACCCCGGCTCGTCGATCCTGGCGGATCCCGACGAGAAGAACACCGCATCAAGGCGGGTGTTGGAGAAGAACGGCTTCCGGTTGCTGGCGGTGAAGCCGATCCCGTCCGAGCCGACGGACGACCCGATGGCCGTCTACAGGCTCCGGCCGGGCCCAGCGGTCAGTGCATCCGGGCGCTCGACCCGAGACCGATCTCGATAA
- a CDS encoding DUF2330 domain-containing protein, producing the protein MLALRRIASVLIVLLGAGIGWARPALACGGLVAPNGAVKLLDTTTLVTYHSGIEHYVTSFQYEGGGTKFGSIVPLPGVPTSVSRGGSWTLQRLEREVQPPVPSPAAGVAEGSSAPPAQVILRTRVDALDITVIKGGGPAVTEWVRQQGFAVSPDLGPTLDFYARRSPVFLTATFDPAAETARGLSIGDGTPVQVTIPTSDPWVPLHILALAKDPDDRVQADLFMLTDGQPALLTGPGVALETTRPAEASLLSDLRSDKGMGWIPDSAWLTYLKVDAPAPSLNYDLAADVSGAARPSPTAAGLSFDPIALPPARHTNDEAWWWLLLLAGGGMVAGLSVGGWWAGRRFVAERYGDLEVRPRAS; encoded by the coding sequence ATGCTGGCCTTGCGACGTATCGCATCCGTCTTGATTGTTCTGTTGGGAGCCGGTATCGGCTGGGCTCGGCCGGCACTTGCGTGCGGGGGGCTGGTAGCGCCTAACGGGGCGGTGAAGCTTCTAGACACGACGACACTCGTTACCTACCACTCGGGCATTGAGCATTACGTGACCTCATTCCAGTACGAAGGAGGAGGAACCAAATTCGGTTCGATCGTTCCCTTGCCGGGCGTGCCCACGTCGGTGAGCAGGGGTGGCAGCTGGACCCTTCAGCGACTGGAACGCGAGGTTCAACCCCCGGTGCCGTCGCCCGCCGCCGGAGTCGCCGAGGGCAGTTCCGCACCGCCGGCGCAGGTGATCCTGCGCACGCGAGTCGACGCGCTCGACATCACCGTGATCAAGGGCGGCGGTCCTGCGGTCACCGAATGGGTGCGTCAGCAGGGATTCGCGGTCAGCCCGGACTTGGGCCCAACCCTTGATTTCTACGCCCGCCGTAGCCCGGTGTTCCTCACCGCCACCTTCGACCCGGCGGCTGAAACAGCCAGAGGCTTGAGCATCGGCGACGGGACGCCGGTTCAAGTCACCATTCCGACGTCCGACCCGTGGGTCCCGCTCCACATCCTCGCGTTGGCGAAGGATCCCGATGACCGGGTTCAGGCGGACCTGTTCATGCTCACCGACGGGCAACCCGCATTGCTCACCGGCCCTGGAGTCGCTCTCGAGACCACCCGTCCGGCAGAGGCCTCGCTTCTATCCGACCTTCGCTCGGACAAGGGCATGGGTTGGATCCCCGATTCGGCGTGGCTCACATACCTCAAGGTGGACGCCCCGGCCCCGTCGCTCAACTACGACCTGGCCGCCGATGTCTCCGGCGCCGCCCGTCCGTCACCAACGGCGGCGGGTCTGTCCTTCGACCCCATCGCCTTGCCCCCCGCCCGTCACACGAACGATGAGGCTTGGTGGTGGCTGCTCCTTCTCGCCGGCGGTGGGATGGTCGCGGGTCTCTCAGTAGGAGGCTGGTGGGCCGGCCGCCGGTTCGTGGCCGAAAGGTACGGGGATCTCGAGGTGCGGCCGCGCGCTTCGTAA
- a CDS encoding pyridoxamine 5'-phosphate oxidase family protein, with product MGGLEWREVADRLSAAHIYWVHTTGPTGAPNATPVWGAGLQGVFYFYTHSGTVKARNLEKNPLVAVHLESGADVVIVRGRFIYLGRPSQHPDIVELFEKKYDGPEERPFLPSSDPVFDVLYSLEPRRALTWTLPDTEASTRTWDASSL from the coding sequence ATGGGAGGACTGGAGTGGAGGGAAGTGGCCGACCGGCTCAGCGCCGCGCACATCTACTGGGTGCACACGACCGGGCCCACCGGAGCGCCGAACGCGACACCGGTCTGGGGTGCCGGCCTGCAGGGGGTCTTCTACTTCTACACGCACAGCGGAACCGTGAAAGCGCGCAACCTCGAGAAGAACCCGCTCGTGGCCGTCCACCTGGAGAGCGGCGCCGATGTAGTGATTGTCCGCGGCCGCTTCATTTATCTCGGCCGTCCCTCGCAGCATCCCGACATCGTGGAGCTGTTCGAGAAGAAGTACGACGGGCCCGAGGAGAGACCTTTCTTGCCATCCTCGGACCCCGTCTTCGATGTCCTTTACTCGCTGGAGCCGCGCCGAGCATTGACGTGGACGCTGCCGGATACAGAGGCCTCTACACGAACTTGGGACGCGTCGAGCCTGTAG
- a CDS encoding TIGR03086 family metal-binding protein produces MIRAYEHAAEVVSGIEPAQLRLPTPCAKYDVASLIDHVVGAGNRGVSIAQGDPVGGDEFPHIELADAPEELRQTGKAAEAAWGDDQKLGASITMPWGEIYDGYTAVNMFLTELATHTWDLAAATRQLSKLDPALAPSALDGARSMLKPEYRNMMEEGSPFGSEINPPKDANDWERLAAFTGRAPRPVLG; encoded by the coding sequence TTGATTCGGGCGTACGAACACGCCGCGGAAGTGGTTTCGGGGATTGAACCGGCCCAGCTGCGGCTTCCCACGCCCTGCGCCAAGTACGACGTAGCTTCGCTGATCGACCACGTCGTCGGCGCCGGCAATCGAGGAGTGTCGATTGCCCAGGGAGACCCGGTGGGCGGGGACGAGTTCCCTCACATCGAGCTCGCCGACGCCCCCGAGGAGCTCCGCCAGACGGGCAAGGCGGCGGAGGCGGCATGGGGCGATGACCAAAAGCTGGGTGCCAGCATCACGATGCCGTGGGGGGAGATCTACGACGGTTATACCGCGGTGAACATGTTCCTGACGGAGCTCGCCACCCACACGTGGGATCTCGCCGCCGCTACCCGCCAGCTGTCCAAGCTGGATCCCGCCCTTGCGCCGAGCGCGCTCGACGGTGCACGGAGCATGCTCAAGCCCGAGTACCGCAACATGATGGAGGAAGGGTCGCCTTTTGGGTCTGAGATCAACCCCCCAAAGGATGCGAACGATTGGGAACGGCTAGCCGCGTTCACGGGCCGTGCGCCACGGCCAGTACTTGGGTGA
- a CDS encoding VOC family protein: MNSSLLGISYDCSDATRVAGFWSEILDRPVDAGATPDFASIGLGEALSGSTVWMFHRVPESKVAKNRVHVDLVSDSLDKAVAHALECGASRVGDFDEGGFQWTTLNDPEGNEFDIVAAPR; this comes from the coding sequence GTGAACTCTTCACTGCTCGGCATCAGCTACGACTGCTCTGACGCCACACGGGTGGCCGGCTTCTGGTCGGAGATTCTCGACCGGCCGGTCGACGCGGGCGCGACCCCCGACTTTGCCTCGATCGGCCTCGGCGAAGCGCTCTCGGGATCGACGGTCTGGATGTTCCACCGGGTCCCGGAAAGCAAAGTCGCCAAGAACCGCGTGCACGTGGACCTTGTTTCCGATTCTCTCGACAAGGCGGTTGCCCACGCACTCGAGTGTGGCGCAAGCCGCGTCGGTGATTTCGACGAGGGCGGCTTTCAATGGACCACTCTTAACGATCCTGAAGGCAACGAGTTCGACATCGTGGCCGCTCCCAGGTAG